In Hyalangium gracile, the genomic window TGCGAGCCTTGAGAGCCTCGACGACCTTGCGTACGTCCTGGCTCTTGTCCTTGGGGACGACGAGCACCGCGTCCCCCGCGTCCACCACCACCACGTCCGTCATGCCCACCACGGCCAGCGGGCGCTTGTCGCCCAGCACCACGCAGCCGTTGCAGTCCACGACGATGGACTCGGGGCCGGAGACGACGTTGCCTCGCTCGTCCGCGGGGCGCACCTCGGGGATGGCGGCGAAGGAGCCCACGTCCGACCAGCCGAAGTCTCCCGGCAGCACGGCGATGTTCGACGCCTTCTCCATGACGCCATAGTCGATGGAGATGGACGGCAGCTTGGGGAACACGCGCTTGAGCACCGCGGGGAAGGTGCGCTTGCCCACCGCGGCGCGCAGCGCCTCCAGCCCCTTCTTCATCTCGGGCATGTGCTGGGCGAAGGCCTCCAGCATCACGTCCGCGCGGAAGACGAAGATGCCGCCGTTCCACAGGAACTCACCCGAGTCCACATAGCCCTGAGCCGTCTCCAGGTTCGGCTTCTCCTTGAAGGCCTTCACCTTGCGCCCGCCGCCCTGGAGGGGCTCGCCGAGCTGGATGTAGCCATAGCCCGTCTCGGGGCGGTGGGGCTTGATGCCCAGGGTGACGATGTGCCCGGCCTCGGCGACGACGGCCGCCTCCACGAGCGTCGCCCGGAAGGCCTCCGGGTTGGAGACGTGGTGGTCCGACGGCAGGACGATGAGGATGCCCTTCGGATCCCTCGCGGCCACCTGCAGGGTAGCGAGCGCGATGGCCGGGGCGGTGTTGCGCGCCACCGGCTCCACCAGGAGGTTCTGCTTGGGCAGGCCCTTGACCAGCTTCGAGGCGGCCTTGGCGTGCAGGGGGCCACAGACGATGAAGGTGTTCTTCAGCGAGGCCAGCCCCTTGAGCCGGGCGGCGGTGTCGGTGATGAGGGGGTTCTTCGAGGCCAGCGGGAGGAACTGCTTGGGCCGGGCCTGGCGGGACAGGGGCCAGAACCGGGTGCCGGAACCACCAGCCATGATGACGGGATAGAGGGCCATGCGGGTCAAGAACTCCTGAGGGGCGCCGGGGGGCCGGCGCGGACGGCGGCGCACCATAGCGCCTCTCGGCCGGAAGGGAGCCGACTTCGAGCGCCCGCCCCCTCGCCTGCCCACCGGCCGGCACACCGGTGATCAGAGTTTTGACCCGGCACCAAAAAGCCAGTCTCATGCCCGCACGTTGGACCACAAGGCCAAAACCACCGGATGGACGATCGTCCTCACGGCGGCGCTCGCGCTCGGGCTGTCCCTGGCGCCGCTGCCGGAGGACTTCCGTCCCATTCCGAGCCTGGGCAAGGAAGGGCCGCTGACGCCTCGGCTGGCCGAGGTCGTCCTGCCCAGAACCCTGACCGGAAAGGGCGCCCCGCAGCGCGGCGGAGATGACGCGCTGGCGGGCACCTCGCCCCACTCCACGGGTGAGCAGGTGCTTCCCCCCGAGGAGGACACCCCAGCAGTGGAGGACGAGAGCAGCCCGACCGCCACGGCACCTCCCTCCGATCTCGAGGGGCTGAGCACCCTCACGCGCACCCGGGCGCTGTCCCTGGAGGCCCTGCGGGAGAAGATGGGCTCGCGGCACGTGGACATCGAACTCGGCTGCCGGCGCATGGGCGCCTCTGGGTGCGAGGAGGACGCACTGGCGCCGTTCTTCACCGCCCTGAAGGAGCTGCGCGAGGACAAGAGGAGGCAGCCGGTGCGGGTGGTGCACCTGGGTGACTCGCTGATCGCCTCGGACCACATCACGGACATGATCCGGGCGCGGCTCCAGGAGCGTCACGGCTCGGGCGGCAAGGGCTTCCTCTATGTCGACCGCCCCACGGGCGCGGGCCGCTCGGTGCGGACGGGCACGGCGAGCGAGGGCTGGCAGATCACCCGCCTCATCGATCGCAACTATCCCAAGGACAAGCTGGGCTACACGGGCGTGGCCTTTGCTTCGGCGGGCACGGGTACGCAGAGCGTGCGCTTCTCGGCGGAGGGGGCGCGCGTCGGAGAGCTGTTCTTCCAGACGCAGCCCATGGGTGGGACGGTGCTGTTCAACGTGGACGGCAAGCCCATGCAGCGCCTGCTGACGCGGTTCGAGCTACCCGGGGTGGCCTTCTCGCGCTTCACGCTGCCGGAGGGCACGAAGACGCTCTCGCTGCAGACGCTGGGCAAGGTGGAGCTGCACGGCGTCTCGCTGGAGAACGGCAAACCGGGCGTCGTCTACGACACCATCGGCCTGCCAGGAGCCACCGCCGAGGTGTTCCTCCGGGCGAAGCAGGGCTCCTTCCGTTCGCAGCTCCGCCACCGCAAGCCCTCGCTGGTGGTGCTGATGGTGGG contains:
- a CDS encoding mannose-1-phosphate guanylyltransferase, which codes for MALYPVIMAGGSGTRFWPLSRQARPKQFLPLASKNPLITDTAARLKGLASLKNTFIVCGPLHAKAASKLVKGLPKQNLLVEPVARNTAPAIALATLQVAARDPKGILIVLPSDHHVSNPEAFRATLVEAAVVAEAGHIVTLGIKPHRPETGYGYIQLGEPLQGGGRKVKAFKEKPNLETAQGYVDSGEFLWNGGIFVFRADVMLEAFAQHMPEMKKGLEALRAAVGKRTFPAVLKRVFPKLPSISIDYGVMEKASNIAVLPGDFGWSDVGSFAAIPEVRPADERGNVVSGPESIVVDCNGCVVLGDKRPLAVVGMTDVVVVDAGDAVLVVPKDKSQDVRKVVEALKARKRQKLL